A portion of the Chlamydia caviae GPIC genome contains these proteins:
- a CDS encoding bactofilin family protein: protein MFRRTGKSPFEDVQTLYEEETPSHANYASYPRSERLDSPPNLFDSPKSPETRPLPLSYPISEESQKWASASSEIDSLPSFSEEPETTLGEGVTFKGELAFDRLLRIDGTFEGILVSNGKIIIGPKGSVKADIQLQEAIIEGAVEGNITVSGKLELRGEAIVKGDIQAGTLCVDEGVRLLGYVAIVGINEESQKEKD from the coding sequence ATGTTTCGGAGAACTGGAAAAAGTCCCTTTGAAGATGTTCAGACATTATACGAAGAAGAAACTCCCTCGCATGCTAACTATGCCTCTTATCCTAGATCTGAGCGTTTAGATTCTCCTCCAAATCTTTTTGATTCTCCAAAATCTCCAGAAACGCGGCCGTTACCTCTTTCTTACCCTATAAGTGAAGAATCACAAAAATGGGCCTCTGCATCTTCTGAAATTGACTCTTTACCTTCATTTTCCGAAGAACCAGAAACTACACTTGGAGAAGGTGTAACATTTAAAGGCGAGTTAGCTTTTGATCGTTTATTACGTATTGACGGTACTTTTGAAGGGATCTTAGTTTCTAATGGGAAAATCATCATAGGCCCTAAAGGTAGTGTGAAAGCTGATATACAACTTCAAGAAGCAATTATTGAAGGTGCTGTTGAAGGCAACATCACAGTCAGTGGGAAATTAGAACTCCGTGGTGAAGCGATAGTGAAAGGCGATATCCAAGCAGGCACTCTCTGCGTTGATGAAGGTGTGCGGCTTTTAGGCTACGTAGCTATTGTTGGAATCAACGAAGAGTCTCAGAAAGAAAAAGACTGA
- the dnaA gene encoding chromosomal replication initiator protein DnaA: MLTCSDCSTWEQFVNYVKTRCSKTAFENWISPIQIIEETQEKIRLEVPNIFVQNYLLDNYKQDLCSFVPLDAQGEPALEFVVAEIKKAPAQPIAPREPQESPAETFEESKDFELKLNAAYRFDNFIEGPSNQFVKSAAVGIAGRPGRSYNPLFIHGGVGLGKTHLLHAVGHYVREHHKNLRVHCITTEAFINDLVQHLRLKSIDKMKNFYRSLDLLLVDDIQFLQNRQNFEEEFCNTFETLINLNKQIVITSDKPPGQLKLSERIIARMEWGLVAHVGIPDLETRVAILQHKAEQKGLHIPNEIAFYIADHIYGNVRQLEGAINKLTAYCRLFGKTLTESIVRDTLRELFRSPSKQKVSVESILKSVATVFQVKLQDLKGTSRSKELVLARQVAMYLAKTLITDSLVAIGSAFGKTHSTVLYACKTIEQKIEKDETLTRQISLCKNHIVG; this comes from the coding sequence ATGTTAACCTGTAGCGATTGTAGTACTTGGGAACAGTTTGTGAATTATGTTAAGACACGTTGCTCAAAAACGGCTTTTGAGAATTGGATTTCTCCTATTCAAATTATAGAAGAAACACAAGAAAAGATCCGTTTAGAAGTTCCGAATATCTTTGTTCAAAATTACCTTCTTGATAATTATAAACAAGATCTGTGTTCTTTTGTTCCCCTTGATGCCCAAGGAGAGCCCGCTTTAGAATTTGTTGTTGCAGAAATCAAAAAAGCTCCTGCGCAACCCATTGCGCCTAGAGAGCCCCAAGAGAGCCCTGCTGAAACTTTTGAAGAATCTAAAGACTTTGAACTGAAATTAAACGCAGCGTACCGTTTTGATAATTTCATAGAAGGCCCTTCAAACCAATTCGTCAAATCTGCAGCTGTAGGTATAGCAGGTCGTCCCGGACGTTCTTACAATCCTCTATTTATCCACGGGGGTGTGGGACTAGGGAAAACACATTTACTCCATGCTGTAGGTCACTACGTCAGAGAACATCATAAAAATCTTCGCGTTCACTGCATAACTACAGAAGCTTTTATCAATGATTTAGTCCAACATCTTAGATTAAAATCTATCGATAAAATGAAGAATTTTTATCGTTCTTTAGATCTACTTCTCGTCGACGATATCCAATTTCTGCAAAACAGACAAAATTTCGAAGAGGAATTTTGTAATACTTTTGAGACGTTGATTAATTTAAATAAACAAATTGTCATTACGAGTGACAAACCCCCAGGACAACTAAAATTATCAGAGCGCATTATTGCTAGAATGGAATGGGGATTAGTTGCTCATGTAGGAATTCCTGATCTAGAGACTCGCGTAGCCATTTTACAACATAAAGCAGAGCAGAAAGGCTTACATATTCCTAATGAAATCGCATTTTATATTGCAGATCATATTTACGGAAATGTCAGACAACTTGAAGGAGCTATTAATAAACTCACTGCTTATTGTCGTTTATTTGGAAAAACACTTACAGAAAGTATTGTTCGAGATACCTTAAGAGAACTGTTCCGTTCTCCTTCCAAACAAAAAGTCTCTGTAGAAAGTATATTGAAAAGTGTTGCTACGGTCTTTCAAGTAAAACTACAGGATCTTAAAGGAACTTCACGGTCTAAAGAACTTGTTTTAGCACGTCAAGTGGCTATGTATCTTGCAAAAACTCTAATTACAGATTCTTTAGTTGCTATAGGTTCTGCTTTTGGGAAAACCCATTCGACAGTGCTTTATGCTTGTAAAACTATAGAACAAAAAATAGAAAAAGATGAGACTCTAACACGTCAAATTAGTTTATGTAAAAACCACATTGTTGGGTAA
- a CDS encoding type III secretion chaperone: MLDNEWKAILGWGDEELEELRISGYTFLRQGHYQKAILFFEALVILDPLSIYDFQTLGGLYLQIGENAKALGVLDQALRMQGDHLPTLLNKTKALFCLNRIDEASAIATYLTSCEDSMIANDAEALLMSYAKKTIKKPAAVSH, translated from the coding sequence ATGTTGGATAATGAATGGAAAGCCATCTTAGGATGGGGGGATGAAGAACTCGAAGAACTCCGCATTTCTGGGTACACATTTCTTCGTCAAGGACATTATCAAAAAGCTATCCTCTTTTTCGAGGCCCTAGTGATTTTAGATCCATTAAGCATTTATGATTTCCAAACTCTTGGAGGATTATATTTGCAAATTGGAGAAAACGCCAAAGCTTTAGGAGTCTTAGATCAAGCTTTGCGTATGCAAGGAGATCACCTCCCTACATTACTAAATAAAACCAAAGCTCTCTTTTGTTTGAATCGTATTGATGAAGCCTCCGCTATAGCAACCTACCTTACGTCTTGCGAGGATTCTATGATTGCTAATGATGCCGAAGCTTTGCTTATGAGCTACGCTAAAAAAACGATTAAAAAACCTGCTGCTGTTTCTCATTAA
- a CDS encoding DUF5399 family protein → MVEIFNYSTSVYEKHASNSKVVNDFRKEVHMESLTIRDVAKHAQIMDMTPKPSALSSLMQTNKKTHWAFFSPPNNFHKQRFSTPYLAPSLGSPDQQDDDLEKISSYLKVLTRGKFSYQSRVTPFLSHQDQEESEEEEEASDSEEDVIVQEGKILLKAIDIGLKSSNIMIDYVISRIFQFVQG, encoded by the coding sequence ATGGTAGAAATTTTTAATTACAGTACCTCTGTTTACGAAAAACACGCGTCTAACAGTAAAGTAGTGAATGACTTCCGCAAGGAAGTGCACATGGAAAGTTTGACGATCCGTGATGTGGCCAAGCATGCCCAAATTATGGACATGACCCCAAAACCCTCGGCTTTATCTTCCCTAATGCAGACGAATAAGAAAACCCATTGGGCTTTCTTTTCACCTCCTAATAATTTCCATAAACAACGATTCTCTACTCCCTATTTAGCTCCTTCACTAGGATCTCCTGATCAGCAAGATGATGATTTAGAGAAAATTTCTTCCTATTTAAAAGTACTGACTCGAGGAAAATTCTCTTATCAAAGTCGTGTAACACCTTTTCTATCTCACCAAGATCAAGAAGAAAGTGAAGAGGAAGAAGAAGCTTCTGACTCTGAAGAAGACGTCATCGTTCAAGAAGGAAAAATCCTACTCAAAGCTATTGATATAGGGTTGAAATCTTCTAACATTATGATTGATTACGTTATTTCTCGTATTTTTCAATTTGTTCAAGGCTAA
- the rsmH gene encoding 16S rRNA (cytosine(1402)-N(4))-methyltransferase RsmH: protein MAETPFHIPVLVNECLSWFSDRNPRSFCDVTVGAGGHAEAFLSTYPSIISYDGSDRDATALSLARERLEKFGDRVHLHHASFEDLAQDPKENVYDGILADLGVSSMQLDTLSRGFSFQGEDHDLDMRMDTSQGITASEVLNTLREEELGKIFREYGEEPHWKNVANAIVHFRRRKKIITVKDLKEATARVFPSYRLRKKIHPLTLIFQALRVYVNQEDVQLKVLLESAMRWLAPKGRLVIISFCSSEDRPVKWFFREAEKSGLGKILTKKVVMPTYEEIRRNPRCRSAKLRCFEKTS, encoded by the coding sequence GTGGCTGAGACTCCTTTCCATATTCCGGTATTAGTAAATGAGTGTTTGTCTTGGTTTTCTGATCGAAATCCAAGATCTTTCTGTGATGTTACTGTGGGAGCTGGAGGTCATGCCGAGGCTTTCCTCTCTACCTATCCTTCTATAATTTCTTATGATGGCTCCGACCGAGATGCTACAGCTTTATCTTTGGCAAGGGAACGTTTAGAAAAATTTGGAGATCGTGTGCATCTTCATCATGCTTCATTCGAGGATCTTGCTCAAGATCCTAAAGAAAATGTGTATGATGGGATACTTGCAGATCTTGGGGTTTCTTCTATGCAATTAGATACGTTATCTCGAGGTTTTAGTTTTCAGGGGGAAGATCACGATTTAGATATGCGTATGGATACCTCTCAAGGAATCACAGCAAGTGAAGTATTGAACACACTTCGAGAAGAGGAGTTAGGAAAGATTTTTCGTGAGTATGGAGAGGAACCCCATTGGAAAAACGTAGCTAATGCTATAGTGCATTTTAGAAGACGTAAGAAAATCATTACTGTCAAAGATTTAAAAGAAGCGACTGCAAGGGTTTTCCCTTCCTATCGTTTACGTAAAAAAATTCATCCACTAACTTTAATTTTCCAAGCTTTACGCGTGTATGTAAATCAAGAGGACGTGCAATTGAAAGTATTGCTAGAGTCTGCTATGCGTTGGCTTGCTCCTAAGGGACGTTTAGTAATTATTTCATTTTGTAGTTCTGAAGATCGTCCTGTAAAATGGTTTTTTAGGGAGGCAGAGAAGTCTGGTTTAGGGAAAATTCTTACTAAGAAGGTTGTTATGCCTACCTATGAAGAAATTAGGAGAAATCCTCGTTGTAGATCGGCAAAACTCCGTTGTTTTGAAAAGACATCCTGA
- a CDS encoding peptidoglycan D,D-transpeptidase FtsI family protein has translation MNHRKYLTIITCGMLLAYSFLIMRYYKIQICEGKRWAAEALGQHEFRVKDPFRRGTFFSLMNVRKGDPEQRQPLAVDITKFHLCLDAVAIPEEHRDTIAEKIYHLIGDGDYEKLRAEFDKKSRHRKLCLWLDRAEHDRILSWWRGYASKSKIPSNALFFMTDYQRSYPFGKLLGQVLHTLREVKDEKTGKAFPTGGLEAYFNHILEGEPGERKFLRSPLNRLDLDKVTKIPRDGSDIYLTINPCIQTIAEEELEKGVKEARAKGGRLILMNAYTGDILALAQYPFFNPAEYKDFFNDKEKIEHTKVTSISDVFEPGSIMKPLTIAIALLANEEMIKRSGKPLFEPSEPIDVTRTIFPGRKQFPLKDISLNRRLNMYMAIQKSSNVYVAQLADRIVQNLGSHWYEEKLLLFGFGKKTGIELPGEAAGLVPSPKRFHINGVPEWSLSTPYSLAMGYNILATGIQMVRAYAILANGGYNVRPTLIKKVVATSGQEYVLRSQVRGERILSQNIVDEVLKATRFTTYPGGTGFRGSPKNHSSAGKTGTTEKLVNGKYDKHRHISSFIGITPIYPAEETCVPLVMLVSIDDPEHCVREDGSKNYMGGRCAAPVFARVADRALSYLGVPEDKQKYNYNQEVASMKSLYEEWNRSGK, from the coding sequence ATGAATCATCGTAAATACTTAACAATAATCACTTGTGGGATGCTGCTTGCTTACTCTTTCTTGATTATGCGTTATTACAAAATTCAGATTTGTGAAGGCAAACGTTGGGCTGCGGAAGCATTAGGGCAACATGAATTTCGGGTCAAAGATCCTTTCCGTAGGGGAACATTCTTTTCTTTGATGAATGTACGTAAGGGAGATCCTGAACAACGACAACCTCTCGCCGTTGATATTACAAAGTTCCATCTTTGTTTAGACGCAGTAGCGATTCCAGAAGAACATCGCGATACGATTGCTGAGAAAATATATCATCTTATTGGTGATGGGGATTATGAGAAGTTGCGTGCAGAATTTGATAAGAAATCCCGACATAGGAAGTTATGTCTTTGGTTAGATCGTGCTGAGCATGACCGAATTCTTTCTTGGTGGCGAGGGTATGCATCTAAATCTAAAATACCTTCTAATGCTTTATTTTTCATGACGGACTATCAAAGATCCTACCCTTTTGGAAAGCTTCTAGGTCAAGTGCTTCATACTCTTAGAGAGGTGAAGGATGAAAAAACGGGGAAGGCTTTTCCTACTGGAGGATTAGAAGCATATTTTAACCATATCCTTGAAGGGGAACCTGGGGAAAGAAAATTTCTTCGTTCTCCTTTAAATCGTTTAGATCTTGATAAAGTTACAAAAATTCCTAGGGATGGATCGGATATCTATCTTACTATTAATCCATGCATACAGACGATTGCGGAAGAGGAATTAGAAAAAGGTGTGAAAGAGGCTCGCGCTAAGGGCGGGCGTTTGATTTTAATGAACGCCTATACCGGAGATATTTTAGCTTTAGCGCAATATCCTTTTTTTAATCCCGCAGAGTATAAGGACTTTTTCAATGATAAAGAAAAGATAGAACATACAAAAGTGACGTCAATAAGTGACGTTTTTGAACCAGGTTCTATTATGAAACCTCTTACTATTGCTATAGCATTGCTCGCGAATGAAGAGATGATAAAAAGATCTGGGAAACCTCTATTTGAGCCTTCGGAGCCTATCGATGTTACTCGCACTATTTTTCCTGGAAGAAAGCAATTTCCTCTTAAGGACATTTCATTAAATCGTCGTTTAAATATGTATATGGCGATTCAAAAATCTTCCAATGTGTATGTCGCACAGCTTGCCGATCGTATAGTCCAGAATTTAGGAAGCCATTGGTATGAAGAGAAGCTTTTGCTATTTGGCTTTGGAAAGAAAACGGGAATAGAATTACCCGGAGAAGCTGCGGGATTGGTCCCTTCTCCAAAGCGTTTTCATATTAATGGTGTTCCCGAGTGGTCTCTGTCTACACCGTATTCTCTTGCTATGGGCTATAATATTCTTGCTACAGGAATACAGATGGTGCGAGCTTATGCGATTCTTGCCAATGGTGGGTATAATGTGCGTCCTACTTTGATAAAGAAGGTTGTGGCTACTTCTGGACAAGAGTATGTATTACGTTCTCAAGTTCGGGGAGAAAGGATTCTATCTCAGAATATTGTTGATGAAGTGTTAAAAGCTACCCGGTTTACTACATATCCTGGGGGTACAGGGTTTCGAGGTTCTCCTAAAAACCATTCTAGTGCTGGGAAAACAGGAACAACAGAAAAACTTGTTAATGGGAAGTATGATAAACATCGCCATATTTCTTCATTTATCGGAATTACTCCTATATATCCTGCTGAAGAAACTTGCGTTCCTCTTGTTATGCTTGTTTCTATAGATGATCCTGAGCACTGTGTTCGAGAAGATGGTTCTAAAAATTATATGGGAGGGAGATGCGCTGCTCCTGTATTTGCTCGTGTGGCAGATCGTGCGCTCTCTTATCTGGGTGTTCCTGAAGATAAACAGAAATACAATTATAATCAGGAAGTTGCTTCTATGAAATCTTTGTATGAGGAATGGAATCGTTCGGGAAAATAA
- a CDS encoding UDP-N-acetylmuramoyl-L-alanyl-D-glutamate--2,6-diaminopimelate ligase translates to MNLKELLNNIEAKIYGKVSPIEVRNLTKDSRNVGFGDIFIANKGKQFDGNDFSPLAIENGAIAIASSIYNPFLSVVQIVSSNLPQLEAELSAKYYNYPSKKLCIVGVTGTNGKTTVSHLIKTLFDGCNKPSGLIGTIEHVLGNNRIQDGYTTPESCLLQKYLAEMVKNRLTSAVMEVSSVGLVLERLAEVDFDVGVLTNITLDHLDFHGSFEEYINAKLKLFSKLPATGLAVVNGDLSYASRFLEMTQAQPITYGIECPADYRAMHLRSSPFGTDFDLVYRGESLPCRLPLIGKHNVYNILAAIAVAHQHCNGDLQQLISLAANVESPRGRLEPVFSGPCPIYIDYAHTPDALENVCKTLHALLPEQGKLIVVFGCGGDRDQSKRQIMAEVVERYGFAVVTSDNPRGEDPEEIIKAICSGFVKRNFSIEIDRKQAITYALSIASDRDIVLVAGKGHETYQIFKHQTIAFDDKEIVREVLSSHV, encoded by the coding sequence ATGAATTTAAAAGAACTCCTCAACAACATAGAAGCAAAGATTTATGGGAAAGTTTCTCCCATAGAGGTGAGAAATCTTACCAAAGATTCCCGTAATGTTGGATTTGGAGATATTTTTATAGCTAACAAGGGGAAACAGTTTGATGGAAACGATTTCTCGCCCCTTGCTATTGAAAACGGCGCTATTGCTATAGCGTCTTCTATTTACAATCCTTTCCTATCTGTTGTTCAAATCGTTTCGTCGAATCTTCCTCAGCTTGAAGCAGAGCTTTCTGCGAAATATTATAACTACCCTTCTAAAAAACTTTGCATTGTTGGTGTTACCGGCACCAATGGCAAGACTACAGTTTCTCATTTAATAAAAACCCTGTTTGATGGTTGCAATAAGCCTTCGGGCTTGATAGGAACTATCGAGCATGTTTTAGGGAACAACCGCATTCAAGATGGTTATACCACTCCCGAATCTTGTCTATTGCAAAAGTATTTAGCTGAGATGGTAAAGAACCGTTTAACATCTGCGGTTATGGAAGTTTCTTCCGTAGGTCTTGTTTTAGAGCGGTTGGCAGAGGTCGATTTTGATGTTGGAGTTTTAACAAACATTACTCTCGATCATTTAGATTTCCATGGTTCATTTGAAGAGTATATAAACGCTAAGCTAAAATTATTCTCGAAGCTTCCTGCTACGGGTCTTGCTGTCGTGAATGGTGATTTATCCTATGCTTCGCGATTTTTGGAAATGACTCAAGCGCAACCCATTACTTATGGTATAGAGTGTCCAGCAGATTATCGAGCCATGCATCTGCGCTCTTCTCCTTTTGGAACTGATTTTGATTTAGTCTATAGGGGAGAGTCTTTGCCGTGCCGCCTACCTTTAATAGGGAAACATAACGTTTACAATATTCTTGCTGCTATCGCTGTTGCGCATCAACACTGCAATGGCGATTTGCAACAGCTAATTTCCTTAGCGGCAAATGTAGAATCGCCTAGAGGGCGATTAGAACCTGTTTTTTCAGGGCCTTGTCCTATTTATATTGATTATGCACATACCCCAGATGCCTTAGAAAATGTATGCAAAACACTACATGCTTTACTTCCTGAACAAGGAAAACTCATTGTTGTTTTCGGATGTGGAGGAGATAGAGATCAAAGCAAGCGACAAATCATGGCTGAAGTAGTCGAAAGATACGGATTTGCTGTTGTGACTTCAGATAATCCCCGAGGGGAAGATCCAGAAGAGATCATCAAGGCTATCTGTTCAGGGTTTGTAAAAAGAAATTTTTCTATCGAAATCGACAGAAAACAAGCAATTACATATGCTTTGTCCATTGCCTCAGATAGGGATATAGTGCTAGTGGCAGGGAAAGGGCATGAGACATACCAGATCTTTAAACATCAAACCATCGCTTTTGATGATAAGGAAATTGTGCGCGAGGTATTGTCATCTCATGTCTAA
- a CDS encoding N-acetylmuramoyl-L-alanine amidase family protein has translation MSNRYILLTLCIFGMALGGVAAESAPPQRVRRNEVIFIDPGHGGKDQGTASKEFHYEEKSLTLSLAFSVQSYLKRMGYKPVLTRTSDVYVDLGKRAALANQNKADIFVSIHCNYSSNASAFGTEVYFYNGKNNVASRSRASEALAKEVLNTMQKNGALKNRGVKNGNFAVIRETTMPAILIETGFLSNPRERAALLDARYRMHIAKGIAEGIHTFLTGPNFQKTNLVNVKARKLSAKAS, from the coding sequence ATGTCTAATCGTTATATCTTGCTTACTCTTTGTATCTTTGGAATGGCTTTAGGAGGGGTTGCTGCTGAAAGTGCGCCTCCACAACGCGTGCGTCGCAATGAAGTGATCTTTATTGATCCCGGACACGGGGGTAAGGATCAGGGAACAGCGAGTAAAGAATTTCATTATGAGGAAAAGTCTTTAACCTTATCTCTTGCGTTTTCAGTGCAGAGTTATCTCAAGAGAATGGGGTATAAGCCAGTTCTTACCCGAACGTCAGATGTTTATGTAGACTTAGGGAAAAGAGCCGCTTTAGCAAATCAAAACAAAGCTGATATTTTTGTCAGCATCCACTGTAATTATTCTTCTAACGCGTCAGCCTTTGGTACTGAAGTATATTTTTATAATGGTAAAAATAATGTTGCTTCGAGAAGTCGTGCTTCAGAAGCTCTAGCTAAGGAAGTCCTAAACACAATGCAAAAAAACGGAGCGTTGAAAAATCGAGGAGTGAAGAACGGGAACTTCGCTGTTATTCGAGAAACAACAATGCCCGCAATTTTAATTGAAACGGGATTCCTCTCCAATCCTAGAGAACGAGCCGCACTTTTAGATGCGCGTTACCGAATGCATATAGCCAAAGGCATAGCTGAAGGCATCCATACGTTTCTTACTGGCCCTAATTTCCAAAAAACGAATTTAGTGAATGTTAAGGCCAGAAAACTTTCTGCAAAAGCGAGTTAG
- a CDS encoding HU family DNA-binding protein, giving the protein MATMTKKKLISTISQDHKIHPNHVRTVIQNFLDKMTDALVKGDRLEFRDFGVLQVVERKPKVGRNPKNATVPIHIPARRAVKFTPGKRMKRLIETPSKHS; this is encoded by the coding sequence ATGGCTACCATGACCAAGAAAAAACTGATCAGCACAATATCACAGGATCACAAGATTCATCCGAATCATGTGCGTACTGTAATCCAAAATTTTTTGGATAAAATGACAGATGCTCTAGTCAAAGGTGATAGGTTAGAGTTTAGAGATTTCGGCGTTTTACAGGTTGTAGAAAGAAAACCTAAAGTAGGGCGCAACCCTAAAAACGCAACTGTTCCCATTCACATTCCTGCAAGACGTGCCGTGAAATTTACTCCAGGAAAAAGAATGAAACGCTTGATCGAAACTCCTTCGAAGCATTCCTAA